One region of Strigops habroptila isolate Jane chromosome 11, bStrHab1.2.pri, whole genome shotgun sequence genomic DNA includes:
- the LMCD1 gene encoding LIM and cysteine-rich domains protein 1 isoform X2, with the protein MSVSQPQSGRGVPCLRCRGMCTGFEPHSWRKICKSCKCSQEDHSLSSDLEDDRKIGRLLSDSKYATLTARVKGGDGIRIYKRNRMIITNPIVSRKDPTFDTITYEWAPPGLTQKLAIQYMELIPKEMQPVAGTEGAYYRRRQLMRQLPLYDQDPSQCRGLTEGELKLMEDFVKKYKAEALGVGEVALPGQGGAGKEEGKQQDKSIAASKPPESTNGALENVPAGGRYRCETCKQAVPEDCPVVYADRAGYSRQWHPACFVCCRCSEPLVDLIYFWKSGAAWCGRHYCESLRPRCAGCDEIIFSEDYQQAEGMAWHKKHFACLECETLLSGKPFTLDNTSLLCTTCSKSKHL; encoded by the exons ATGTCGGTGAGCCAGCCGCAGTCAGGAAGAGGTGTGCCTTGTTTACGCTGCAGAGGGATGTGCACGGGCTTTGAGCCACATTCTTGGAG GAAGATCTGCAAGTCATGCAAATGCAGCCAGGAGGATCACAGCCTGAGCTCGGATCTGGAGGATGATCGGAAGATTGGGCGCTTGCTGTCAGACTCCAAGTACGCCACACTCACTGCCCGGGTGAAAGGAGGTGACGGCATTCGCATCTACAAAAGGAACCGCATGATCATCACCAACCCGATTGTCTCTCGGAAAGACCCCACCTTTGACACCATCACGTATGAGTGGGCTCCACCAGGGCTTACCCAGAAGCTG gCCATACAGTACATGGAGCTGATCCCGAAGGAGATGCAGCCGGTGGCAGGAACGGAGGGGGCCTACTACCGCCGGCGGCAGCTGATGAGACAACTCCCGCTGTACGACCAGGATCCATCCCAGTGCCGCGGCCTCACCGAGGGCGAGCTGAAGCTGATGGAAGACTTTGTGAAGAAGTACAAAGCTGAGGCGCTGGGCGTTGGGGAGGTGGCTCTGCCAGGCCAGGGCGGCGCcgggaaggaggaggggaagcagcaggacaAGAGCATTGCAGCCAGCAAACCCCCCGAGTCCACCAATGGGGCCCTGGAGAACGTGCCTGCAGGAGGGCGCTAT CGCTGCGAGACCTGCAAGCAGGCAGTGCCCGAGGACTGCCCGGTGGTGTATGCCGACAGGGCGGGCTACTCCCGGCAGTGGCACCCGGCGTGCTTCGTGTGCTGCCGGTGCTCCGAGCCCCTTGTTGACCTCATCTACTTCTGGAAGAGCGGGGCCGCCTGGTGCGGGCGCCACTACTGCGAGAGCCTCCGGCCGCGCTGCGCCGGCTGCGATGAG ATCATCTTCTCGGAAGACTACCAGCAGGCAGAAGGGATGGCCTGGCACAAGAAGCACTTTGCCTGCCTGGAGTGCGAGACACTGCTGAGTGGCAAACCCTTCACTCTGGACAACACCAGCCTCCTGTGCACGacctgcagcaaaagcaaacaccTCTGA
- the LMCD1 gene encoding LIM and cysteine-rich domains protein 1 isoform X1: MRRGMELSPAVQKMSVSQPQSGRGVPCLRCRGMCTGFEPHSWRKICKSCKCSQEDHSLSSDLEDDRKIGRLLSDSKYATLTARVKGGDGIRIYKRNRMIITNPIVSRKDPTFDTITYEWAPPGLTQKLAIQYMELIPKEMQPVAGTEGAYYRRRQLMRQLPLYDQDPSQCRGLTEGELKLMEDFVKKYKAEALGVGEVALPGQGGAGKEEGKQQDKSIAASKPPESTNGALENVPAGGRYRCETCKQAVPEDCPVVYADRAGYSRQWHPACFVCCRCSEPLVDLIYFWKSGAAWCGRHYCESLRPRCAGCDEIIFSEDYQQAEGMAWHKKHFACLECETLLSGKPFTLDNTSLLCTTCSKSKHL; the protein is encoded by the exons ATGCGGCGCGGGATGGAGCTGAGCCCCGCAGTGCAGAAG ATGTCGGTGAGCCAGCCGCAGTCAGGAAGAGGTGTGCCTTGTTTACGCTGCAGAGGGATGTGCACGGGCTTTGAGCCACATTCTTGGAG GAAGATCTGCAAGTCATGCAAATGCAGCCAGGAGGATCACAGCCTGAGCTCGGATCTGGAGGATGATCGGAAGATTGGGCGCTTGCTGTCAGACTCCAAGTACGCCACACTCACTGCCCGGGTGAAAGGAGGTGACGGCATTCGCATCTACAAAAGGAACCGCATGATCATCACCAACCCGATTGTCTCTCGGAAAGACCCCACCTTTGACACCATCACGTATGAGTGGGCTCCACCAGGGCTTACCCAGAAGCTG gCCATACAGTACATGGAGCTGATCCCGAAGGAGATGCAGCCGGTGGCAGGAACGGAGGGGGCCTACTACCGCCGGCGGCAGCTGATGAGACAACTCCCGCTGTACGACCAGGATCCATCCCAGTGCCGCGGCCTCACCGAGGGCGAGCTGAAGCTGATGGAAGACTTTGTGAAGAAGTACAAAGCTGAGGCGCTGGGCGTTGGGGAGGTGGCTCTGCCAGGCCAGGGCGGCGCcgggaaggaggaggggaagcagcaggacaAGAGCATTGCAGCCAGCAAACCCCCCGAGTCCACCAATGGGGCCCTGGAGAACGTGCCTGCAGGAGGGCGCTAT CGCTGCGAGACCTGCAAGCAGGCAGTGCCCGAGGACTGCCCGGTGGTGTATGCCGACAGGGCGGGCTACTCCCGGCAGTGGCACCCGGCGTGCTTCGTGTGCTGCCGGTGCTCCGAGCCCCTTGTTGACCTCATCTACTTCTGGAAGAGCGGGGCCGCCTGGTGCGGGCGCCACTACTGCGAGAGCCTCCGGCCGCGCTGCGCCGGCTGCGATGAG ATCATCTTCTCGGAAGACTACCAGCAGGCAGAAGGGATGGCCTGGCACAAGAAGCACTTTGCCTGCCTGGAGTGCGAGACACTGCTGAGTGGCAAACCCTTCACTCTGGACAACACCAGCCTCCTGTGCACGacctgcagcaaaagcaaacaccTCTGA